In the genome of Leucobacter luti, one region contains:
- a CDS encoding helix-turn-helix transcriptional regulator codes for MRAIHLSAGDDPVRIGAKLRSSRVAQGLTLEQLAQAAGLTKGFLSRIERDDTMPSVPTLVQICHALSLPVGALFEEPDVQHVALVDAPRINMGGIEADERLVTPRSEERMQVLRSSVGPHGSGGDALYTVSCAVESLHVISGEVTVRFSGRDTQLAAGDTLTFPGLTPHTWVAGAAGAEMVWILVPAAWSGSS; via the coding sequence GTGCGAGCGATCCATCTCAGTGCAGGCGACGATCCCGTTCGGATCGGGGCGAAGCTCCGCTCCTCGCGCGTGGCCCAGGGCCTCACCCTCGAGCAACTCGCGCAGGCAGCCGGGCTCACTAAAGGGTTCCTGAGCCGGATCGAGCGCGACGATACGATGCCGAGCGTTCCGACGCTCGTGCAGATCTGCCACGCCCTGTCACTTCCCGTCGGTGCCCTGTTCGAAGAACCCGACGTCCAGCATGTGGCGCTTGTGGACGCTCCCCGCATCAACATGGGCGGGATCGAGGCTGACGAGCGACTGGTCACCCCGCGCTCCGAAGAACGGATGCAAGTCCTGCGCTCCTCAGTTGGCCCGCACGGCTCGGGCGGAGACGCGCTGTACACCGTGAGCTGCGCGGTGGAATCTCTGCACGTGATCTCCGGCGAGGTCACCGTCCGGTTCTCGGGCCGGGATACTCAGCTGGCCGCTGGCGATACGCTCACCTTCCCCGGGCTCACCCCGCACACGTGGGTTGCCGGGGCTGCCGGCGCCGAGATGGTGTGGATTCTCGTGCCGGCAGCCTGGAGCGGATCGAGCTAG
- a CDS encoding zinc-binding dehydrogenase, with translation MSERIVVPDFAAIRVDPRVPFDVASLIGCSVGTGYGAVVNNARVVAGESAVVVGAGGVGMSIISSLRLAGASPIIAVDVSEAKLAEAKRAGATHGLIGGADLAERVAELTGGGADAAFEAIGRVATMEQLPDLIRPGGRAVFVGLPPEGQELRIDGLQLAYDGKTLIGSNYGGLVPARDFPRVAQAYLAGELPLDDLISTRVPLEEVNEAFDAMRRSERTRTVIVFDEGDTAGAAS, from the coding sequence ATGAGCGAGCGCATCGTCGTGCCAGACTTTGCGGCGATTCGTGTTGATCCCCGCGTGCCGTTTGATGTGGCGAGCCTCATCGGCTGCTCGGTCGGGACGGGGTACGGCGCCGTGGTGAACAATGCGCGCGTGGTCGCAGGGGAGTCCGCCGTGGTCGTCGGCGCTGGTGGGGTCGGAATGTCGATCATCTCCTCGTTGCGGCTCGCGGGAGCCTCTCCGATCATCGCGGTGGACGTGTCTGAAGCGAAGCTCGCTGAAGCGAAGCGCGCCGGTGCGACACACGGCCTGATCGGGGGCGCGGATCTCGCCGAGCGCGTCGCAGAATTGACCGGCGGGGGAGCAGACGCGGCGTTTGAGGCAATCGGTCGTGTCGCAACGATGGAGCAGCTGCCTGATCTGATCCGACCCGGTGGGCGCGCGGTGTTTGTCGGTCTGCCTCCGGAGGGTCAGGAGCTCCGGATCGACGGGCTGCAGCTCGCCTACGACGGCAAAACGCTGATCGGCTCGAACTACGGTGGCCTGGTGCCGGCCCGGGATTTCCCGCGGGTGGCGCAGGCCTACCTCGCGGGTGAACTCCCGCTCGACGATCTCATCAGTACGCGTGTGCCCCTCGAAGAGGTGAACGAGGCGTTCGATGCCATGCGCCGCAGCGAGCGCACACGCACCGTGATCGTGTTTGACGAGGGTGACACCGCGGGAGCGGCGAGCTAG